Proteins encoded by one window of Cystobacter ferrugineus:
- a CDS encoding DJ-1/PfpI family protein, whose amino-acid sequence MNPPLVIVFPLFKRVTYLDFMGPLEALAMLPGAQVITASVGGAPIRENNLTLSNLVPLESLERCDVLCVPGSIDVSQAVIDETYLAAIRRLASTARYVTSVCTGSLILGAAGLLEGRRAACHWLMRDSLTLFGAIPDAGRVVRDGNILTGGGVTAGIDFALTLAAELAGPAIAQTIQVSLEYAPEPPFNAGRPETAPAECVAFVRSKEPPEHRAQLQRAADALHRSRPS is encoded by the coding sequence GACGTACCTCGACTTCATGGGGCCGCTCGAGGCGCTCGCGATGCTGCCCGGCGCGCAGGTGATCACCGCCTCGGTCGGCGGCGCGCCCATCCGCGAGAACAACCTGACCCTCTCCAACCTGGTCCCGCTCGAGAGCCTCGAGCGGTGCGACGTGCTGTGCGTACCGGGCAGCATCGACGTGTCCCAGGCCGTCATCGACGAGACCTACCTGGCGGCGATCCGCCGGCTGGCCTCCACGGCGCGCTATGTCACGTCCGTGTGCACGGGCTCGTTGATCCTCGGTGCCGCGGGGCTGCTCGAGGGGCGGCGGGCGGCGTGCCACTGGCTCATGCGTGACAGCCTGACCCTCTTCGGCGCCATTCCTGATGCGGGCCGCGTGGTGCGCGACGGCAACATCCTGACGGGCGGCGGCGTGACGGCGGGAATCGACTTCGCGCTGACGCTCGCTGCGGAGCTGGCCGGACCGGCCATCGCACAGACGATCCAGGTCAGCCTGGAGTACGCGCCCGAGCCGCCGTTCAACGCCGGGCGGCCCGAGACCGCGCCCGCGGAGTGCGTGGCCTTCGTCCGGAGCAAGGAGCCGCCCGAGCACCGCGCCCAGCTCCAGCGCGCGGCGGACGCACTCCACCGGTCGCGTCCGTCCTGA
- a CDS encoding RNA methyltransferase codes for MSLPIRLVLMRPRNAENLGAAARALKNCGLAEWTWVNPEAEDLAPARRLAVHAEDVLEGSGRADSLDAAVADCVWVVGTSSRKVEGKRRLSPRAVGEELVRRAAQGPVALVFGDERSGLTNAEVERCHDLSAVPTAPEQPSINLAQAVLLYAYEIRMATLAAAPPPPAPLPVAATDTELTRVESALEAALVSGGFLVDEHTRGRPALRELFAPLRRSRLTHKEARLWLAALHTLAKRLR; via the coding sequence ATGTCCCTGCCCATCCGGCTGGTGTTGATGCGCCCACGCAACGCGGAGAACCTGGGGGCCGCCGCGCGGGCCCTGAAAAACTGCGGCCTCGCCGAGTGGACCTGGGTGAACCCCGAGGCGGAGGACCTGGCCCCCGCGCGCCGGCTCGCCGTGCACGCCGAGGACGTGCTGGAGGGCTCGGGCCGGGCGGACTCGCTCGACGCGGCCGTGGCGGATTGCGTGTGGGTGGTGGGCACCAGCTCGCGCAAGGTGGAGGGCAAGCGGCGCTTGTCCCCGCGCGCCGTGGGCGAGGAGCTGGTGCGGCGCGCCGCCCAGGGCCCCGTGGCGCTCGTCTTCGGGGACGAGCGCAGCGGCCTCACCAACGCCGAGGTCGAGCGCTGCCACGACCTGTCCGCCGTGCCCACCGCGCCCGAGCAACCCTCCATCAACCTCGCCCAGGCGGTGCTGCTCTACGCCTATGAAATCCGCATGGCCACGCTCGCGGCCGCGCCGCCCCCGCCCGCGCCCCTGCCCGTGGCGGCCACGGACACCGAGCTGACCCGGGTGGAGTCCGCCCTGGAGGCGGCGCTCGTCTCCGGCGGGTTCCTCGTGGACGAGCACACCCGGGGCCGCCCCGCCCTGCGCGAGCTGTTCGCGCCCCTGCGCCGCTCCCGCCTCACTCATAAGGAGGCGCGGCTGTGGCTCGCCGCCCTGCACACCCTGGCCAAGCGGTTGCGCTGA
- a CDS encoding pseudouridine synthase, producing MSRKPPPRRTAPSLAKNANPGRWEGKAKPDWLSRAIARAGVMPQDEAQEAIQAGRVTVNGRVVKQPLAPVPPGATVRVDGVALPTAAPTRVLAFHKPAELLTSTVGQHRVGTVYEVLLPQLPPDLARFTWHAVGRLDRGTTGLLLFTNDEKLVAHVTSPDTRLPKRYVATVFSEADEEKVEPLRQGLELEDGPVRPATVRLRDAHTVEVTVTEGRNHQVKRMLGAVGLPVRALHREAVGGVELDVAESGFRLLSDAEVTEGLRYPLPPAPG from the coding sequence ATGTCCCGAAAACCTCCGCCCCGCCGCACCGCGCCGTCCCTCGCCAAGAACGCCAACCCGGGGCGCTGGGAGGGCAAGGCCAAACCGGACTGGCTGTCCCGGGCCATCGCCCGCGCGGGAGTGATGCCCCAGGACGAGGCCCAGGAGGCCATCCAGGCGGGCCGGGTGACGGTGAATGGCCGGGTCGTCAAACAGCCCCTGGCCCCCGTGCCGCCCGGAGCCACGGTGCGCGTGGACGGAGTGGCCCTGCCCACGGCGGCACCCACCCGGGTGCTCGCCTTCCACAAGCCCGCGGAGCTGCTCACCTCCACCGTGGGCCAGCACCGCGTGGGCACCGTCTACGAAGTGCTCCTGCCCCAACTGCCGCCGGACCTGGCCCGCTTCACCTGGCACGCGGTGGGGCGGCTCGACCGGGGCACCACGGGGCTCCTGCTCTTCACCAATGACGAGAAGCTCGTGGCGCACGTGACGTCCCCCGACACCCGGCTGCCCAAGCGCTACGTGGCCACCGTCTTCAGCGAGGCGGACGAGGAGAAGGTGGAGCCCCTGCGCCAGGGCCTGGAGCTGGAGGATGGGCCGGTGCGCCCGGCGACGGTGCGGCTGCGCGACGCCCACACGGTGGAGGTGACGGTCACCGAGGGCCGCAACCACCAGGTCAAGCGGATGCTCGGCGCGGTGGGACTGCCCGTGCGCGCCCTTCACCGCGAGGCCGTGGGTGGGGTGGAGCTGGACGTGGCCGAGAGCGGCTTCCGGCTGCTCTCCGACGCCGAAGTCACCGAGGGCCTGCGCTACCCGCTTCCTCCCGCTCCGGGGTAG